A genome region from Arachis duranensis cultivar V14167 chromosome 6, aradu.V14167.gnm2.J7QH, whole genome shotgun sequence includes the following:
- the LOC107492171 gene encoding calmodulin-binding protein 60 B-like isoform X1, translated as MNTISQAGNLKRRREEGICIRTGKFVKLNIETEIVPALTKFIRKVVKEELESKLSVEDLKASLHSGAAEKPYKLVFKADLGDTIYKDSKIKAKENDVEVALYDTVSNSVVRHGPLSSIKVEICALNGDFGSNNGRWSTSEFKHNIVHQREDKAMLLKGETVITLKEGVGHINFITFTGNSKRTRSSRYRLGAIVHLPCHQQHVGEAVSNPFRVKESRGNTKNFPPSPKDEIWRLVNISKDGHVHDRLFRHLKIQTVEDLLRFDNPTDRPLLQKTFGQGSRKLRETLKHAKTSCQGQKCHSQNIIINSDDDKQHVEETLAFAHTFPGPMASLQHQDQLGKGQDFVQPSTSTPHVAGADSNGQFDFETELFELLPPETRIEGNNDWDYCF; from the exons ATGAACACAATAAGCCAAGCTGGAAACTTAAAGCGGAGACGTGAGGAGGGCATCTG TATCAGGACTGGAAAATTTGTGAAGCTCAACATAGAAACGGAAATCGTGCCGGCTCTCACAAAATTCATTCGGAAAGTGGTAAAGGAGGAGTTGGAGAGCAAACTGTCCGTGGAGGATCTCAAAGCATCACTACATTCAgg GGCGGCGGAGAAACCCTACAAGTTGGTTTTCAAGGCTGATTTGGGTGATACAATTTATAAAGACTCCAAAATCAAAGCGAAAGAAAATGATGTTGAGGTTGCTCTATACGATACTGTGAGCAATTCAGTAGTAAGACATGGCCCACTGTCTTCCATTAAGGTCGAGATTTGTGCCCTCAACGGCGATTTCGGCTCCAATAATGGAAGGTGGAGCACAAGCGAATTCAAGCACAACATCGTTCACCAAAGAGAAGATAAAGCCATGTTACTAAAAGGAGAAACCGTTATCACACTAAAGGAAGGAGTTGGTCACATCAACTTCATTACCTTCACCGGTAACTCAAAGCGTACAAGAAGCAGCCGTTACAGATTAGGAGCCATTGTTCACTTACCTTGCCATCAACAACACGTCGGAGAAGCTGTAAGCAATCCTTTCAGGGTCAAGGAAAGCAGAG GGAATACGAAGAATTTCCCTCCGTCACCTAAGGACGAAATATGGCGATTGGTCAACATATCAAAAGATGGTCACGTCCATGACCGCCTCTTTCGTCACCTTAAAATCCAAACTGTTGAGGATCTCTTGCGTTTTGACAACCCAACCGATCGTCCTTTGTTACAAAAG ACGTTTGGCCAAGGTTCAAGAAAGCTGAGGGAAACACTTAAGCATGCTAAGACTAGTTGTCAAGGACAAAAGTGTCATTCGCAGAATATTATCATCAACTCCGATGATGATAAG CAGCATGTTGAGGAGACACTAGCATTTGCACACACCTTTCCAGGCCCAATGGCAAGTCTACAACATCAAG ATCAACTAGGAAAAGGGCAAGATTTTGTCCAACCTTCTACCTCAACACCACACGTTGCTGGAGCAGATAGCAATGGCCAGTTTGATTTTGAAACAGAACTATTTGAGCTACTACCCCCTGAAACGCGCATAGAAGGGAATAATGATTGGGATTATTGTTTCTGA
- the LOC107492171 gene encoding calmodulin-binding protein 60 B-like isoform X3 yields the protein MNTISQAGNLKRRREEGIWTGKFVKLNIETEIVPALTKFIRKVVKEELESKLSVEDLKASLHSGAAEKPYKLVFKADLGDTIYKDSKIKAKENDVEVALYDTVSNSVVRHGPLSSIKVEICALNGDFGSNNGRWSTSEFKHNIVHQREDKAMLLKGETVITLKEGVGHINFITFTGNSKRTRSSRYRLGAIVHLPCHQQHVGEAVSNPFRVKESRGNTKNFPPSPKDEIWRLVNISKDGHVHDRLFRHLKIQTVEDLLRFDNPTDRPLLQKTFGQGSRKLRETLKHAKTSCQGQKCHSQNIIINSDDDKQHVEETLAFAHTFPGPMASLQHQDQLGKGQDFVQPSTSTPHVAGADSNGQFDFETELFELLPPETRIEGNNDWDYCF from the exons ATGAACACAATAAGCCAAGCTGGAAACTTAAAGCGGAGACGTGAGGAGGGCATCTG GACTGGAAAATTTGTGAAGCTCAACATAGAAACGGAAATCGTGCCGGCTCTCACAAAATTCATTCGGAAAGTGGTAAAGGAGGAGTTGGAGAGCAAACTGTCCGTGGAGGATCTCAAAGCATCACTACATTCAgg GGCGGCGGAGAAACCCTACAAGTTGGTTTTCAAGGCTGATTTGGGTGATACAATTTATAAAGACTCCAAAATCAAAGCGAAAGAAAATGATGTTGAGGTTGCTCTATACGATACTGTGAGCAATTCAGTAGTAAGACATGGCCCACTGTCTTCCATTAAGGTCGAGATTTGTGCCCTCAACGGCGATTTCGGCTCCAATAATGGAAGGTGGAGCACAAGCGAATTCAAGCACAACATCGTTCACCAAAGAGAAGATAAAGCCATGTTACTAAAAGGAGAAACCGTTATCACACTAAAGGAAGGAGTTGGTCACATCAACTTCATTACCTTCACCGGTAACTCAAAGCGTACAAGAAGCAGCCGTTACAGATTAGGAGCCATTGTTCACTTACCTTGCCATCAACAACACGTCGGAGAAGCTGTAAGCAATCCTTTCAGGGTCAAGGAAAGCAGAG GGAATACGAAGAATTTCCCTCCGTCACCTAAGGACGAAATATGGCGATTGGTCAACATATCAAAAGATGGTCACGTCCATGACCGCCTCTTTCGTCACCTTAAAATCCAAACTGTTGAGGATCTCTTGCGTTTTGACAACCCAACCGATCGTCCTTTGTTACAAAAG ACGTTTGGCCAAGGTTCAAGAAAGCTGAGGGAAACACTTAAGCATGCTAAGACTAGTTGTCAAGGACAAAAGTGTCATTCGCAGAATATTATCATCAACTCCGATGATGATAAG CAGCATGTTGAGGAGACACTAGCATTTGCACACACCTTTCCAGGCCCAATGGCAAGTCTACAACATCAAG ATCAACTAGGAAAAGGGCAAGATTTTGTCCAACCTTCTACCTCAACACCACACGTTGCTGGAGCAGATAGCAATGGCCAGTTTGATTTTGAAACAGAACTATTTGAGCTACTACCCCCTGAAACGCGCATAGAAGGGAATAATGATTGGGATTATTGTTTCTGA
- the LOC107492171 gene encoding calmodulin-binding protein 60 B-like isoform X2 has translation MNTISQAGNLKRRREEGICIRTGKFVKLNIETEIVPALTKFIRKVVKEELESKLSVEDLKASLHSGAAEKPYKLVFKADLGDTIYKDSKIKAKENDVEVALYDTVSNSVVRHGPLSSIKVEICALNGDFGSNNGRWSTSEFKHNIVHQREDKAMLLKGETVITLKEGVGHINFITFTGNSKRTRSSRYRLGAIVHLPCHQQHVGEAVSNPFRVKESRGNTKNFPPSPKDEIWRLVNISKDGHVHDRLFRHLKIQTVEDLLRFDNPTDRPLLQKTFGQGSRKLRETLKHAKTSCQGQKCHSQNIIINSDDDKHVEETLAFAHTFPGPMASLQHQDQLGKGQDFVQPSTSTPHVAGADSNGQFDFETELFELLPPETRIEGNNDWDYCF, from the exons ATGAACACAATAAGCCAAGCTGGAAACTTAAAGCGGAGACGTGAGGAGGGCATCTG TATCAGGACTGGAAAATTTGTGAAGCTCAACATAGAAACGGAAATCGTGCCGGCTCTCACAAAATTCATTCGGAAAGTGGTAAAGGAGGAGTTGGAGAGCAAACTGTCCGTGGAGGATCTCAAAGCATCACTACATTCAgg GGCGGCGGAGAAACCCTACAAGTTGGTTTTCAAGGCTGATTTGGGTGATACAATTTATAAAGACTCCAAAATCAAAGCGAAAGAAAATGATGTTGAGGTTGCTCTATACGATACTGTGAGCAATTCAGTAGTAAGACATGGCCCACTGTCTTCCATTAAGGTCGAGATTTGTGCCCTCAACGGCGATTTCGGCTCCAATAATGGAAGGTGGAGCACAAGCGAATTCAAGCACAACATCGTTCACCAAAGAGAAGATAAAGCCATGTTACTAAAAGGAGAAACCGTTATCACACTAAAGGAAGGAGTTGGTCACATCAACTTCATTACCTTCACCGGTAACTCAAAGCGTACAAGAAGCAGCCGTTACAGATTAGGAGCCATTGTTCACTTACCTTGCCATCAACAACACGTCGGAGAAGCTGTAAGCAATCCTTTCAGGGTCAAGGAAAGCAGAG GGAATACGAAGAATTTCCCTCCGTCACCTAAGGACGAAATATGGCGATTGGTCAACATATCAAAAGATGGTCACGTCCATGACCGCCTCTTTCGTCACCTTAAAATCCAAACTGTTGAGGATCTCTTGCGTTTTGACAACCCAACCGATCGTCCTTTGTTACAAAAG ACGTTTGGCCAAGGTTCAAGAAAGCTGAGGGAAACACTTAAGCATGCTAAGACTAGTTGTCAAGGACAAAAGTGTCATTCGCAGAATATTATCATCAACTCCGATGATGATAAG CATGTTGAGGAGACACTAGCATTTGCACACACCTTTCCAGGCCCAATGGCAAGTCTACAACATCAAG ATCAACTAGGAAAAGGGCAAGATTTTGTCCAACCTTCTACCTCAACACCACACGTTGCTGGAGCAGATAGCAATGGCCAGTTTGATTTTGAAACAGAACTATTTGAGCTACTACCCCCTGAAACGCGCATAGAAGGGAATAATGATTGGGATTATTGTTTCTGA